The following are encoded in a window of Carassius auratus strain Wakin chromosome 6, ASM336829v1, whole genome shotgun sequence genomic DNA:
- the LOC113101952 gene encoding toll-like receptor 13: MSSAFFFVLNCCVLTTLTDGFSLSNCTIYFPFEYSGHLKVLCNRMGYWKTPSPLPHNTVNLDISYNAIQRIAEWDFIRLSNLIILNISHNRIHEIHANALSDLTNLEELNLSNNKITKVTSNLLNGLANLTHLRLDSNYIETIENQSLATLSNLRLVNFTDNKLMHISELHPLLRVPHLEELYLGENGFLVFNSSDIPSAFFGLKKLDLSRNPLTVFKMTENIFPDLEELDLSSCFQTNTSNWFILDKAFLNTVKTLNLSMNHFEENQLGYIMQSFASVNWMALDNLKGFKVETVLEKACSPSLRGLHLEGNQLSVLNDCMFRPCALLNALHLRNNGVSRMYKSSFDHLVNLTELRIQKNNLMQLNDTLQVLPNLRVLDLHLNSIQNLDCSDFANLTQLRQLYLHKNQIVTIKACVFKDLGNLEELILSSNRMLTVSGTFKHGPLNLQYLDLNNNKLSAIRRNSFKALDSLRTLHLSDSQILNIYPYAFAGLINLTDLHLASNKITERTLEKHYVFAGMPNLQSVDLGCNYISYNTQEELQIPPFMHLSELRVLKINSQRRGLNYIPSNFLKGLKNLQVFYAGNLNVKNLHVDTFSCTPKLALLDLTSNNLANRNALPSRLFQPISGLNKITLGRTHLKSLDFLVGANLSNLTILRASTNDLEFINQTIIQSLPQLKVLDLQNNSFTCDCSNAWFIDWAVKNNKTQVLYLNRYECRYPLSLSGKSLAAFNTESCNVNYDFICFIYSSSIVILTLVISFIYHFLKWQLVYAYYLFLAFINDKKRKQTLNQLDFQYDAFISYNAQEEPWVLEELVPKLEGQHGLRLCLHHRDFQPGKAIIDNIVDAIYNSRKTVCLITHNYLKSVWCSHEIQVASFRLFDEQKDVLVLVFLEDIPMHQLSPYYRMRKLVKKQTFLRRPKPGEDTRAFWQKLKMAIESKEDMKDRQILSGKDEDDI; this comes from the coding sequence ATGAGTTCTGCGTTTTTCTTCGTTTTGAACTGTTGCGTTCTCACAACCCTGACCGATGGCTTTTCTTTAAGTAACTGCACCATTTATTTCCCCTTTGAATACTCTGGCCATCTGAAGGTGCTGTGCAACAGAATGGGTTACTGGAAAACACCTTCACCGTTACCCCACAACACTGTCAATCTGGATATTTCCTACAATGCCATCCAACGGATCGCTGAATGGGATTTCATCAGACTTTcaaatctgattattttaaaCATATCTCACAACAGGATACATGAAATACACGCCAATGCATTGAGTGACCTAACAAACCTGGAGGAGCTCAACCTGTCCAACAACAAAATCACAAAGGTGACATCAAACCTGCTCAACGGTCTCGCAAATCTGACTCATTTAAGACTCGACTCGAATTACATAGAGACGATTGAAAACCAGTCACTTGCGACACTTTCGAATTTGAGGCTCGTAAACTTTACCGATAACAAGTTAATGCACATTTCCGAACTCCATCCTCTTCTTCGAGTACCACATCTGGAGGAACTTTACTTGGGAGAGAACGGCTTCCTAGTTTTTAACTCCAGCGACATCCCGTCAGCATTCTTTGGTTTGAAAAAGTTGGATCTGTCGAGGAATCCCTTGACAGTGTTCAAGATGACGGAAAACATCTTTCCTGATCTTGAGGAATTGGATTTGTCAAGCTGTTTCCAGACCAATACTTCCAATTGGTTTATTCTAGACAAGGCATTCCTGAACACAGTTAAGACTCTCAACCTCAGTATGAACCACTTTGAAGAAAACCAGCTTGGTTATATAATGCAGAGTTTCGCTTCTGTGAACTGGATGGCACTGGATAATCTGAAGGGGTTCAAGGTAGAGACGGTTTTAGAGAAAGCATGTTCTCCCAGTCTGAGGGGTCTCCACTTGGAGGGCAACCAACTTTCTGTACTTAACGATTGCATGTTTAGACCGTGTGCACTTTTGAATGCACTGCACCTAAGAAACAACGGAGTATCGAGAATGTATAAGTCGTCATTCGATCATCTTGTCAACTTGACAGAGTTACGAATACAAAAGAACAATCTGATGCAACTGAACGACACTCTTCAGGTTCTCCCCAACTTACGAGTCCTCGATCTTCATCTCAACAGCATTCAAAATCTTGACTGCTCTGATTTTGCCAATCTGACGCAGTTAAGGCAACTCTATTTGCACAAGAACCAAATTGTGACAATCAAAGCATGCGTATTTAAGGATTTAGGAAATCTCGAAGAGCTCATTTTGAGCAGCAATCGTATGCTAACGGTCAGTGGTACCTTTAAACATGGCCCCCTAAACTTACAATACCTGGACTTGAATAACAATAAGTTGAGTGCCATCCGAAGAAACTCTTTTAAAGCTTTGGATTCCCTTCGCACCTTGCATCTCTCAGATAGCCAAATATTAAATATCTATCCATATGCTTTTGCAGGACTGATAAATTTAACAGACTTGCATCTTGCATCTAACAAAATCACAGAAAGAACTCTAGAAAAACATTATGTGTTCGCCGGTATGCCTAACTTGCAGAGTGTAGATCTGGGTTGCAATTACATCTCATATAATACTCAAGAGGAGCTACAAATTCCACCGTTCATGCATTTAAGTGAACTGAGAGTTTTGAAGATTAACAGTCAACGTCGAGGCTTAAACTACATCCCTTCGAACTTCCTGAAAGGTCTCAAAAACTTGCAAGTCTTTTATGCTGGGAACCTTAATGTCAAAAATTTACATGTGGACACATTTAGTTGCACTCCCAAACTTGCGCTCTTGGATTTGACAAGTAATAATCTTGCGAACAGGAATGCCTTGCCATCCAGGCTTTTCCAGCCAATATCCGGCCTGAATAAGATTACATTGGGTCGGACTCACCTCAAGTCCTTGGACTTCTTAGTCGGCGCAAATCTCTCCAATCTGACGATCCTGCGAGCCAGTACGAATGACCTTGAATTTATAAACCAAACCATCATCCAATCGCTTCCTCAACTCAAAGTGCTCGACTTGCAAAACAACAGCTTCACGTGCGACTGTAGTAATGCTTGGTTCATCGACTGGGCCGTCAAGAACAATAAAACACAAGTCCTCTACCTGAACAGGTACGAATGTCGCTATCCCCTTTCTTTAAGTGGAAAGAGTCTAGCGGCCTTCAACACTGAATCCTGCAATGTGAATTACGACTTCATCTGCTTTATCTACAGCTCTTCCATTGTCATTCTCACTCTAGTCATTTCATTTATCTACCACTTTCTAAAGTGGCAACTGGTCTATGCATACTACCTCTTTTTAGCCTTCATCAATGACAAAAAGAGGAAGCAAACCTTAAATCAACTGGATTTCCAATATGACGCCTTCATTTCGTACAATGCTCAAGAAGAGCCATGGGTTCTGGAAGAACTTGTGCCCAAACTTGAGGGTCAACACGGATTGAGATTGTGCCTTCATCACCGAGACTTCCAGCCAGGAAAGGCCATTATCGACAACATCGTGGACGCAATATACAACAGCCGCAAAACCGTCTGCCTGATCACGCACAACTACCTAAAGAGCGTTTGGTGTTCGCATGAGATCCAGGTGGCCAGCTTCAGactttttgatgaacagaaagatgTTTTGGTTCTAGTTTTTCTCGAGGATATTCCAATGCACCAGCTTTCGCCGTATTACCGAATGCGCAAGCTGGTGAAGAAGCAGACATTTCTACGACGTCCCAAACCTGGAGAAGACACTCGAGCGTTCTGGCAGAAACTCAAAATGGCCATTGAGTCTAAAGAGGACATGAAGGACAGACAGATCCTTTCTGGAAAAGATGAAGATGATATTTAA